CGGTCCCGCACCGTCCGGAGGCGCGCGACCGTCTCCTCGCTCGCGAAGCGGCCGAGCAGCGACATCGCCTCGCGGGCCCAGAGTCGAAGGGACTCGGCCGTCGGCGGCGGGAGCTCGACCGTCAGCGGGTCCGCCGAGAGGCGTTCGAGATACGTGCGGTGGACCGCGACGGTCGTCTGCAACAGCGCGGGATCCTCGGCGTAGTGGTCGAGTTTCGACCCCGAGTAGTCGGCGTACTCCAGGAGCGTGGGAATCGGTTCGTCGGCGTCGGGGCTCTCGCGGGCGAACTCCCTGAGGTCCCGCGGCGGCGACCGGAACTCGACGAGCGGGAACGAGTCCGCACGCTCCAAGAGCGCGATCACCTCGGCGGCCGCCGCCGACTCGTAGAACTCCCGGAACTCCTCGGTGACGGCGTCGTTGTACGCTCGAATGGGCTCGCGGAGTTCTTCGACCGGCGCGTCGAGGTCGGCGTCGGCGAAGGCGAGCGTCTCCTCGCGTCGTTCGATCTCCTCGTCGAGGTCGCGGAGGCAGAGCTTCGCGTCCCGGCGGGCCTTCGAGACCGCCTCCTCGGTCTCCTCGCGCCGATCCAGGAGGGCGACGTAGTCGGCGGCGGCTTCGAGGTCGTCGCGCGCGCCCTCGAAGTCGTCCTCGCTCAGTCGACGGCGGTCCATCCGCTCGGCGGCGGCCTCGAAGGCGTCCGTGGCGGGAACGTCGTCGGAGAGTTCCTCCAGGAGGCCGAGGAACTTGTCCTGGAACTCAACGTACGCCTGGAAGTCACCGGTTCCGGTCGCCGAATCCTCGTACTGATCG
This portion of the Halobellus litoreus genome encodes:
- a CDS encoding DUF7118 family protein, which encodes MAESESSTDDAERGAEGAAALLDAAEARVDDLRAARERRETVESEIDDAGEEAVVAAADTYRKAHRLLDQYEDSATGTGDFQAYVEFQDKFLGLLEELSDDVPATDAFEAAAERMDRRRLSEDDFEGARDDLEAAADYVALLDRREETEEAVSKARRDAKLCLRDLDEEIERREETLAFADADLDAPVEELREPIRAYNDAVTEEFREFYESAAAAEVIALLERADSFPLVEFRSPPRDLREFARESPDADEPIPTLLEYADYSGSKLDHYAEDPALLQTTVAVHRTYLERLSADPLTVELPPPTAESLRLWAREAMSLLGRFASEETVARLRTVRDRTRRDDYEELRFVARAHEELDAEARERVNSGAAAAELERLRDARDRLEATLHEETGPTDGSRG